A section of the Campylobacter lanienae NCTC 13004 genome encodes:
- a CDS encoding enoyl-ACP reductase, whose product MNCYHEEFKGKTLVISGGTRGIGRAIVLEFAKYGTNIAFTYNSNEEMAKNQALELERDFGIKARAYALNILEPETYKELFLEIDKDFDRIDFFVSNAIISGRAVAGGYTKFMKLKPRGINNIFTATVNAFVVGSQEAAKRMEKVGGGSIISLSSTGNLVYIEHYSGHGTAKAAVEAMARYAATELGEKNIRVNVVSGGPIETDALRAFTNYEEVRDATAALSPLGRMGQPTDLAGACLFLCSSKASWVTGHTFIIDGGTTFK is encoded by the coding sequence ATGAATTGTTATCATGAAGAATTTAAAGGCAAGACCTTAGTTATCAGCGGCGGAACTAGAGGAATTGGTAGGGCTATTGTGCTTGAATTTGCTAAATATGGCACCAATATCGCATTTACCTACAACTCAAATGAAGAGATGGCTAAAAATCAAGCTTTGGAGCTAGAAAGAGATTTTGGGATAAAGGCTAGAGCTTATGCTCTAAATATCTTAGAGCCTGAAACTTATAAAGAGCTATTTTTAGAGATTGATAAGGATTTTGATAGAATTGACTTTTTTGTATCAAATGCAATTATCTCGGGTCGTGCGGTAGCTGGTGGATATACTAAATTTATGAAGCTAAAACCTCGTGGAATAAACAATATATTTACCGCTACCGTTAATGCCTTTGTAGTTGGCTCTCAAGAAGCAGCCAAAAGGATGGAAAAGGTAGGCGGTGGTAGCATTATCAGTCTAAGCTCTACTGGAAATTTAGTCTATATAGAGCATTATAGCGGACATGGCACAGCCAAAGCCGCAGTAGAAGCTATGGCTAGATACGCAGCAACAGAGCTTGGAGAGAAAAATATAAGAGTCAATGTCGTAAGCGGTGGCCCTATAGAGACAGACGCCCTAAGAGCCTTTACAAATTATGAAGAGGTTAGAGACGCCACAGCAGCGCTAAGCCCACTTGGTCGCATGGGGCAGCCAACAGATTTGGCTGGGGCTTGCCTATTTTTGTGTAGCTCAAAGGCTAGTTGGGTAACTGGGCATACATTTATAATAGATGGCGGTACTACATTTAAATGA
- the dapA gene encoding 4-hydroxy-tetrahydrodipicolinate synthase: MKKSIYGAMTALVTPFKNGKIDENSYEKLIKRQIKYGIDAVVPVGTTGESATLTHDEHRICIEIAVNACKGSNVKVLAGAGSNATHEAIGLAEFAQKCGADGILSVAPYYNKPTQEGLYQHYKAISKSVDIPILLYNVPSRTGCDILPETIIRLFNDCDNIYGVKEASGNIERCVDILAHEPRIYLLSGDDSINYPVLSNGGKGVISVTSNLLPDQTSALTKYALDNEFLKAKEINDKLYNINKILFCESNPIPIKAAMYIAGLIDTLEYRLPLVAPSEQNLKKIESVMKNYDIKGF; this comes from the coding sequence ATGAAAAAGAGTATTTATGGAGCGATGACAGCTCTAGTAACGCCTTTTAAAAATGGTAAAATAGATGAAAATAGCTATGAAAAGCTTATAAAACGACAGATTAAATATGGCATTGACGCAGTTGTGCCTGTAGGAACTACGGGCGAGAGTGCGACTCTTACTCATGATGAGCATAGAATATGTATAGAGATAGCTGTAAATGCGTGTAAAGGTAGCAATGTCAAAGTGCTAGCCGGAGCTGGAAGCAACGCTACTCACGAAGCTATAGGTCTAGCTGAATTCGCTCAAAAATGTGGCGCTGATGGTATATTATCAGTGGCTCCATACTACAATAAACCAACCCAAGAAGGATTATATCAACACTACAAAGCTATATCCAAATCAGTAGATATACCTATCTTGCTATACAATGTCCCATCTAGAACGGGATGTGATATATTGCCAGAGACAATTATAAGATTATTTAATGATTGTGATAATATCTATGGAGTTAAAGAGGCTAGTGGCAATATAGAAAGATGCGTTGATATCCTAGCTCATGAGCCTAGAATTTATCTATTGAGCGGTGATGATAGTATCAACTATCCTGTGCTAAGCAATGGCGGTAAAGGTGTTATCTCAGTAACATCAAATTTATTACCTGATCAGACTTCAGCACTTACTAAATACGCTTTGGATAATGAGTTTTTAAAAGCAAAAGAGATCAACGATAAACTATATAATATCAACAAAATTCTATTTTGCGAATCAAACCCTATACCTATTAAAGCAGCTATGTATATAGCTGGGTTAATAGATACTTTAGAGTATAGGCTTCCACTTGTAGCACCAAGTGAGCAAAATCTCAAAAAGATAGAATCAGTAATGAAAAATTATGATATAAAAGGATTTTAA
- the pgsA gene encoding CDP-diacylglycerol--glycerol-3-phosphate 3-phosphatidyltransferase has protein sequence MNLPNSLAIFRILLAPLMFYFLLQINGNNNEVEISWLNYFCALTFVVASITDFFDGYIARSWNQKTKLGAILDPLADKMLILAAFLGLMIIDRANAWAVYIILVREFFITGFRVVMASESIDVSASIAGKVKTIMQMVAIGFLSMQWWGGEILLWIAVAITLYSGYEYIHAYIKHIRKI, from the coding sequence ATGAATTTACCAAATTCTCTAGCTATTTTTCGCATACTTTTGGCGCCATTGATGTTCTATTTTTTGTTACAAATCAATGGAAATAATAACGAAGTAGAGATTAGTTGGCTTAACTACTTTTGTGCTTTGACCTTTGTGGTGGCTAGTATTACTGATTTTTTTGATGGATATATAGCTAGAAGCTGGAATCAAAAGACAAAATTAGGTGCAATACTAGATCCATTAGCTGATAAAATGCTGATTTTAGCGGCTTTTTTGGGTCTTATGATAATAGATAGAGCCAATGCGTGGGCTGTGTATATAATACTTGTTAGAGAGTTTTTCATTACTGGATTTAGGGTAGTTATGGCGAGTGAAAGTATCGATGTAAGTGCATCCATAGCTGGTAAGGTCAAAACCATCATGCAGATGGTGGCCATAGGATTTTTATCCATGCAGTGGTGGGGCGGTGAGATTTTGTTATGGATTGCTGTAGCTATCACGCTATATTCTGGTTATGAATATATACACGCATATATAAAACATATAAGAAAAATTTAA
- a CDS encoding M16 family metallopeptidase, which translates to MLPKFSKITLENGFEIYHTPLNLGSNVISIDLYYKVGSRNETMGKSGIAHMLEHLNFKSTDNRKAGEFDQIVKGFGGINNASTGFDFTHYFIKCSSQNLDTSLELYADTMSNLSLREDEFLPERDVVLEERRWRTDNNPTGMLYFRLFNHAFIYHPYHWTPIGFINDIQNWTIDDIRNFWSIYYQPQNAFLMITGDIDKESAFNLGKKHFENIQNRCAIPTLHCIEPEQNGEKSLIIRKQSDVDMIAIAYKIPPFNHEDQTALSAIGEYLSSGKSSLFERILIDKLNLVNQIYAYPMESIDENLFIIIAICNPGIKAKIVKKEILKLLKQLKTRDIDADELTKIKNCLKSNFIYSLSSASKLANLYGSYIARGDIEPLWQLSDRTSRLTTQDIKECASRYFNKDKSTTIILKGTK; encoded by the coding sequence ATGCTACCAAAATTCAGCAAAATCACCCTAGAAAATGGATTTGAGATCTATCACACTCCACTTAATCTAGGCTCAAATGTCATTAGCATAGATCTATACTATAAGGTTGGCTCTAGAAACGAAACAATGGGTAAAAGTGGAATCGCACATATGCTAGAGCATCTAAATTTCAAAAGCACAGACAATAGAAAAGCTGGAGAATTTGATCAGATAGTAAAGGGTTTTGGCGGGATTAATAACGCTAGTACCGGATTTGATTTTACTCACTATTTTATCAAATGCTCAAGCCAAAATTTAGATACTTCACTAGAGCTTTATGCTGATACTATGTCAAATTTAAGCCTTAGAGAAGATGAGTTTTTGCCTGAGCGTGATGTGGTTTTAGAAGAGCGTAGATGGCGCACAGATAATAATCCAACTGGAATGCTATATTTTAGACTATTTAACCACGCTTTCATCTATCATCCATATCACTGGACTCCGATTGGATTTATCAATGATATCCAAAACTGGACTATAGATGATATTCGCAATTTTTGGTCTATATATTATCAACCACAAAATGCCTTTTTGATGATTACTGGCGATATCGATAAAGAGAGTGCCTTTAATCTAGGTAAAAAGCATTTTGAAAATATCCAAAATCGCTGCGCTATCCCTACTCTACACTGCATAGAACCCGAACAAAATGGTGAAAAATCCCTAATAATTCGCAAACAAAGCGATGTGGATATGATAGCAATAGCCTATAAAATTCCACCATTTAACCACGAAGACCAAACTGCATTAAGCGCCATTGGCGAATACCTATCAAGTGGCAAAAGCTCTCTTTTTGAGCGAATTTTAATTGATAAATTAAATTTAGTAAATCAAATTTATGCCTATCCTATGGAGAGTATCGATGAGAATTTATTTATAATTATCGCTATTTGCAACCCTGGCATAAAAGCCAAAATAGTCAAAAAAGAGATCTTAAAACTATTAAAACAACTAAAAACTAGAGATATTGACGCTGATGAGCTAACTAAGATTAAAAATTGCTTAAAAAGCAACTTTATCTACTCTCTAAGTAGTGCTAGCAAGCTAGCTAATCTATATGGAAGTTATATCGCAAGGGGTGATATAGAGCCACTTTGGCAACTCTCAGATAGAACTAGCAGACTCACTACTCAAGATATCAAAGAGTGTGCTAGTAGATATTTTAACAAAGACAAATCAACTACAATTATACTAAAAGGAACCAAATGA
- a CDS encoding glycoside hydrolase family 3 N-terminal domain-containing protein — protein MRKIIILLIFAIFAFGNSSDKELRNMIGQMIMVGFNGNNANDEWVRQLRLDIKNARIGGVMILARNISSKDGLKNLISYLNSASPKQPLFVAIDEEGGKISRFNKFSDFKHFPSAYKVGSDMNLTIANELYNDMASQLKSLGINMNFAPVVDLHNDISPIIGQKQRAFSTNADEVIAYANEFINAFEAHNIASVLKHFPGHGNAPADTHKVKTIVDNFDFDEIKPYYELIKRKKAKFIMVGHMVIPAIDDSNPATLSRQVITNLLKDSLGFEGVVISDDMLMKALGGSLEENAIKAIRAGVDILLVSEYFYNKTNSIKALNDAIFNAVKSGEIQTTRIIDAYNRIIAQKARF, from the coding sequence GAAAGATTATTATATTATTGATATTTGCGATTTTTGCTTTTGGTAATTCAAGCGACAAAGAGCTTAGAAATATGATCGGCCAGATGATTATGGTGGGATTTAATGGCAATAACGCTAATGATGAGTGGGTTAGGCAATTAAGGCTAGATATCAAAAACGCTAGAATAGGCGGCGTGATGATATTAGCTAGAAACATAAGTAGTAAAGATGGGTTAAAAAATTTAATAAGCTATCTCAACTCAGCTTCGCCAAAGCAGCCTTTATTTGTCGCTATCGATGAAGAGGGTGGCAAAATTAGTAGATTTAATAAATTTAGTGATTTTAAGCATTTTCCATCAGCTTATAAGGTAGGTAGCGATATGAATTTAACCATCGCAAATGAGCTTTATAACGATATGGCAAGTCAGCTAAAAAGCCTTGGGATAAATATGAATTTCGCTCCGGTTGTTGATTTGCACAATGATATCTCACCTATAATTGGTCAAAAGCAAAGGGCATTTAGCACTAATGCTGATGAAGTTATCGCATACGCAAATGAGTTTATAAATGCATTTGAGGCTCACAATATCGCTAGTGTATTAAAGCACTTTCCAGGTCATGGCAACGCACCAGCTGATACGCATAAGGTAAAAACTATCGTAGATAACTTTGATTTTGATGAGATTAAGCCATATTATGAGCTAATAAAGCGCAAGAAAGCTAAATTTATAATGGTCGGACATATGGTGATTCCGGCTATCGATGACTCTAATCCAGCTACGCTATCTCGCCAAGTTATTACAAATTTATTAAAAGATAGCCTAGGCTTTGAAGGGGTTGTGATAAGCGATGATATGCTGATGAAGGCTCTTGGTGGTAGCTTAGAAGAGAATGCTATAAAGGCTATAAGGGCTGGGGTGGATATTTTGTTAGTGAGTGAGTATTTTTATAACAAAACCAACTCTATAAAGGCCTTAAATGATGCGATTTTCAATGCGGTTAAAAGTGGCGAGATACAGACCACTAGAATCATAGATGCTTATAATCGTATAATTGCTCAAAAGGCTAGATTCTAG
- a CDS encoding transporter substrate-binding domain-containing protein, translating into MKNILAILFVTFVFIGCSGDKNTKDKLRIATEGTYNPFSYHDESGKLVGYDVEVIAEAAKRAGFEIEFHETNWDAIFSGLNSNRFDMIANQISDADPKRAELYTLSDPYIVTSAAIAVRANDNSINSLSDIKGKNIAQAMGSNYYETAIKNGANIILVDGLAPAIKAVSQGRADATMNDKLAILNYLKTTGDKNIKIAFDTGDGTRSVFLFKKELTEQRDRINKALESMKKDGTLKQISEKYFGMDVSE; encoded by the coding sequence ATGAAAAATATCCTTGCTATTTTATTTGTTACTTTTGTTTTTATAGGTTGTTCTGGCGATAAAAATACAAAAGATAAATTAAGAATCGCAACCGAAGGCACATATAATCCATTTTCATATCATGATGAGAGTGGTAAATTAGTAGGCTATGATGTTGAAGTGATAGCAGAAGCGGCCAAAAGAGCTGGATTTGAGATTGAATTTCATGAGACAAATTGGGATGCGATATTTTCTGGATTAAACTCAAATCGCTTTGATATGATAGCTAATCAAATAAGCGATGCGGATCCTAAAAGAGCCGAGCTTTACACACTAAGTGATCCATATATAGTTACTTCAGCTGCCATAGCAGTAAGAGCTAATGATAATAGCATCAACTCACTAAGCGATATTAAAGGCAAAAATATTGCTCAAGCAATGGGAAGCAACTACTATGAAACTGCTATCAAAAATGGAGCAAATATAATCTTAGTTGATGGCTTAGCACCCGCCATTAAAGCTGTAAGTCAAGGTAGAGCTGACGCTACTATGAATGATAAATTAGCGATTTTAAACTACTTAAAAACAACTGGCGATAAAAATATTAAAATCGCATTTGATACAGGCGATGGCACTAGAAGTGTCTTTTTGTTTAAAAAAGAGCTAACAGAACAAAGAGATAGAATCAACAAAGCCTTAGAATCTATGAAAAAAGATGGCACCCTAAAACAAATTTCAGAAAAATATTTTGGAATGGATGTTAGTGAGTAG
- a CDS encoding amino acid ABC transporter ATP-binding protein, which produces MLQIKDINKQIASHTILSNISFDIKKGEIIAIIGPSGSGKTTLLRSLNYLEAPDSGILEFSDGSLKIDFKQHPNKQEILNLRRKMGMVFQSYNLFAHLNATQNITQGLISVQKMPKEKAIEIALNLLNKFGLKDRANAYPSSLSGGQQQRVAIARAVALKPDILLLDEPTSALDKELVSEVLSTLKMLANEHQTMILVTHELKFAKDIADKIIFLEGGKIITIQPPKEFFEAQDNPRIIKFIGDLHQ; this is translated from the coding sequence ATGCTACAAATAAAAGATATTAATAAACAAATAGCCTCTCACACCATCTTATCAAATATCAGTTTTGATATCAAAAAAGGTGAAATAATAGCAATTATCGGCCCAAGCGGAAGTGGCAAGACAACACTTCTTCGCTCATTAAACTACCTTGAAGCACCAGATAGCGGGATTTTGGAATTTAGCGATGGGAGTTTAAAAATTGATTTTAAACAGCATCCAAATAAGCAAGAAATCCTAAATTTAAGACGCAAAATGGGGATGGTCTTTCAATCTTATAATCTATTTGCCCACCTAAATGCTACGCAAAATATCACCCAAGGGCTAATCAGTGTCCAAAAAATGCCAAAAGAAAAGGCTATTGAGATTGCTTTAAATTTACTAAATAAATTTGGCCTAAAAGATAGAGCCAACGCCTATCCAAGCTCACTTAGTGGTGGTCAGCAACAACGAGTCGCAATAGCTAGAGCTGTGGCTTTAAAGCCTGATATTTTGCTACTTGATGAGCCTACAAGCGCACTTGACAAAGAGCTAGTAAGTGAAGTTTTATCCACGCTTAAAATGTTAGCCAATGAGCATCAAACGATGATTTTGGTAACTCATGAGCTTAAATTTGCCAAAGATATTGCTGATAAAATTATATTTTTAGAAGGCGGTAAAATCATAACTATACAACCACCAAAAGAGTTTTTTGAAGCGCAAGATAATCCGAGAATTATCAAATTTATAGGCGATTTACACCAGTAA
- a CDS encoding amino acid ABC transporter permease has product MSSYIEAFIPMLKGAILYTIPLSVISFICGIAIGVIVALIRINHSKNTISNLLKLLSQFYVSIIRGTPLLVQLFIIFYGLPNIGVTLNPFISAIIAFSLSIGAYSSETIRASILAVPKGQWEAGWSIGLTNSDTFIKIIAPQALKIALPTLSNTFIALIKDTSLASVVLVAELFRQAQTIASQNYEFLRVYSQAALIYWVICIGLGYIQTRLEAKFSKHL; this is encoded by the coding sequence GTGAGTAGCTATATTGAAGCTTTTATACCTATGCTTAAAGGGGCGATCTTATATACGATTCCCCTTAGCGTTATATCTTTTATTTGTGGTATAGCTATAGGGGTGATTGTCGCACTAATTCGCATTAATCACAGCAAAAATACAATATCAAATTTGCTTAAATTACTCTCTCAATTCTATGTATCTATAATCAGAGGAACTCCGCTTTTGGTTCAGCTATTTATAATTTTTTATGGTTTGCCAAATATCGGCGTAACGCTAAATCCATTTATTAGCGCTATAATCGCTTTTAGCCTTAGCATTGGTGCGTATAGCAGCGAAACTATCAGAGCTAGTATATTAGCAGTGCCAAAGGGCCAATGGGAGGCTGGTTGGAGCATTGGACTAACTAATAGCGATACTTTTATTAAAATCATAGCACCGCAAGCTCTTAAAATAGCCTTGCCGACTCTATCTAATACCTTTATAGCGCTTATTAAAGATACATCTTTAGCTTCAGTGGTTTTGGTAGCCGAGCTATTCCGCCAAGCTCAAACTATAGCCTCACAAAATTATGAATTCCTAAGAGTATATTCTCAAGCTGCTTTGATATATTGGGTTATATGTATCGGACTTGGGTATATTCAGACACGCCTTGAAGCTAAATTTAGTAAGCATTTATAA
- the rarD gene encoding EamA family transporter RarD, translating to MQATQKGFILALATFIMWGVFPVFFKFIQGISATEVLAHRIIWSSVILFIVLIVTKKLTSLKRIAKIKKVILTLAITGILIASNWGIFIYAINQNEILATSLGYFINPLFSILLGAIILKEELSPALKLSIFIVFIAIGIQIYALGKMPFISIMLPLSFALYGLLRKRLGVRTFEGLFIETMILSPFALIYLIYLSLVSSSEFGLNFNGIMLFLSGFITILPLLTFNASTKYLKLSTIGFLQYISPTLSMLIAVFVYNEILDLYKIISFVLIWISLAIAAISNLRRKNVTK from the coding sequence ATGCAAGCAACTCAAAAGGGATTTATCTTAGCTTTAGCCACATTTATTATGTGGGGTGTATTCCCTGTATTTTTCAAATTCATCCAAGGCATTAGCGCCACTGAGGTTTTAGCTCATAGAATTATCTGGTCATCGGTGATTTTATTTATTGTGCTTATAGTCACAAAAAAGCTAACAAGCCTAAAAAGAATCGCAAAAATCAAAAAAGTCATCCTAACCCTAGCTATCACAGGAATTTTAATCGCAAGTAATTGGGGGATATTTATCTACGCAATTAATCAAAATGAAATTTTAGCCACCAGCCTTGGATACTTCATCAATCCGCTTTTTTCTATACTTCTTGGTGCGATAATATTAAAAGAAGAGCTAAGCCCGGCTTTAAAACTCTCTATATTTATCGTTTTTATAGCTATTGGTATTCAAATTTACGCCCTTGGCAAAATGCCTTTTATCTCTATTATGCTGCCTTTGTCATTTGCTTTATATGGGCTTTTGCGTAAAAGACTTGGGGTTAGAACTTTTGAGGGGTTATTTATAGAAACTATGATTTTATCGCCATTTGCTCTAATATATCTAATATATTTAAGCTTAGTTTCTAGTAGCGAATTTGGATTAAATTTCAATGGTATTATGCTATTTTTGAGTGGATTTATCACTATTTTACCACTTCTAACTTTCAACGCTAGCACCAAATATCTCAAGCTCTCTACAATTGGATTTTTACAATACATAAGCCCAACTTTAAGTATGCTTATTGCTGTTTTTGTCTATAATGAGATCCTTGATCTGTATAAAATCATTAGCTTTGTGTTAATATGGATTAGCCTTGCGATTGCCGCAATATCAAATTTAAGGAGAAAAAATGTCACAAAATGA